In Haliotis asinina isolate JCU_RB_2024 chromosome 16, JCU_Hal_asi_v2, whole genome shotgun sequence, the following are encoded in one genomic region:
- the LOC137267913 gene encoding DNA repair protein REV1-like translates to MSSRGRSRGRPRRGGNSSESSSGGAKRKLRDEGNGFEAWGGYMQAKMQKLNDQFNTAGGTSGSEIFTGIHVYVNGYTKPSSDELRRLLTSHGGTYEQYLYRTRVTHIVATNLPDSKVRELKGMKVVRPEWITESVAAGKLLPYTKYQLYTAQTRSQHGLTSFTKTSILSRSSSVSSKTSETSVGCTQFNKHGSVLNDLDPMSDGDSSDEDLANLRTKDIENMHDTSNENSLDTIDEEVSVNKTCTSAEKLTGSYHDKSSNKTMAQAGDSNFLSEFYTHSRLHHISTWGAEYRAYVNELQKQSDGLFPGRQRLQQFHEASVARTGIDNFTSGSCTGKPKKVIMHVDMDCFFVSVGLLDKPELRGHPVAVTHSRGKGAAKETPGSDLAYEKKQWELKRQQGGKKGRKSNHVSEADTLAEGRFDEEDEEEEEGVEGCDLKGKEIDFLVPKGSTGKDMFHSLAEIASCSYEARKAGVKNGMFMGPAKQLCPELVTIPYNFDKYQEVSRTLYDTVASFTHDIEAVSCDEMLVDCTDLLAITGTTPEEFATLLRKEIHDKTGCTASAGLGGSILLARLATRSAKPNGQFYLTTDAVPEFITKQSIRDLPGVGYSMTKKLNSMNVTTCGDLQKLSLVVLQKEFGPKTGQSLYKYCRGQDDRQIKMEKERKSVSAEINYGIRFQRETEAEKFLCDLAEEVSTRLKNINMRGKTITLKLMIRRGDAPKETAKFMGHGICNNVSKSSSLPMATDDGKVIAKECIAMMRAMKANTADLRGIGIQTHRLESSTLGGSSSGPGHQSILNFAVPKNKSTSPSAASRTKPVTPHKQDVQESGSKEAKGSLDWSDRDMPTYVSDDGEEIDDAGVVDEGSAVVFSSGSLPILEELARRKTAKTTPPPLPYLPDFGSPETPVRKQAVESHNEAHDYFPSPSQIDPEVLKELPPDIRAQIEKDIGTKRAQRKTSSVPANQGAEEIPGCSHWPSQETAVTNEDEAPYSPESGPSTVEAEGGSNMEALPSFSQLDMSCLNALPEDMQKEIRDEYIRQGQHSAEPAEDYQPPPLKLQQAKSPSKGKETARRSPSKSPGRSKKTSPVFKVPKGCPVGRKKSAKKLEFAIQPKITTNYAVKDSGKNLTEAPQAMPTPAPSQTVLDVTEQEEQVNLCGAVTMEEVKHLLVEWLEACPEPQEEDISVMLEYLGQLVLDHNLEHVDLVLKFLNRKIKKLANIHWYESFKSILTSTQEVIKSIHGCQLNVDWLLAR, encoded by the exons ATGTCATCAAGGGGCCGCAGCCGAGGTCGTCCtagaaggggaggtaactcatcagAGTCTTCTTCCGGAGGTGCCAAGAGGAAACTGAGAGATGAGGGAAATGGTTTTGAAGCCTGG GGAGGCTACATGCAGGCCAAGATGCAGAAGCTGAACGATCAGTTCAACACAGCAGGGGGAACATCTGGATCAGAAATCTTCACTGGAATTCATGTCTATGTCAATGGATATACAA AGCCATCCTCCGACGAGTTGCGACGTCTGCTGACCAGCCATGGAGGGACATACGAGCAATACCTATACCGGACACGGGTTACTCACATCGTGGCAACCAACCTCCCTGACAGCAAGGTCAGAGAGCTGAAGGGAATGAAGGTCGTACGTCCAGAGTGGATCACAGAGAG TGTGGCTGCCGGCAAACTGCTCCCATACACCAAATACCAGCTGTACACAGCACAAACAAGATCACAACACGGTCTAACGTCCTTCACAAAAACATCCATTCTCAGCCGATCATCAAGTGTCTCCTCTAAAACCTCGGAAACATCTGTTGGCTGCACCCAGTTCAATAAACATGGCAGTgtgttaaatgaccttgacccaaTGTCAGATGGAGACAGTTCGGACGAAGACTTGGCCAACCTGCGAACAAAGGACATAGAAAATATGCATGACACCAGTAACGAGAACAGTCTTGACACTATTGATGAAGAAGTATCTGTGAACAAAACCTGCACATCAGCAGAAAAACTAACAGGCTCTTACCACGACAAATCGTCAAATAAAACAATGGCACAAGCTGGAGATTCTAATTTTCTCTCAGAATTTTACACTCATTCCCGATTGCATCATATATCGACATGGGGAGCAGAATACCGCGCCTATGTGAATGAGCTGCAGAAACAGAGTGATGGGTTGTTTCCAGGGCGACAGAGGTTACAGCAGTTTCACGAGGCCAGTGTGGCTAGAACTGGGATAGATAACTTCACATCAGGTTCCTGTACAGGGAAGCCAAAGAAGGTCATCATGCATGTTGACATGGACTGTTTCTTTGTGTCTGTCGGGCTTCTTGACAAGCCGGAACTCAGAG GTCACCCAGTCGCTGTGACCCACTCTCGGGGCAAGGGGGCAGCCAAGGAGACCCCAGGGTCTGACCTtgcctatgaaaagaaacaatGGGAGCTGAAGCGTCAACAAGGAGGGAAGAAAGGTCGAAAGTCAAATCATGTCAGTGAAGCGGACACATTAGCTGAAGGAAGGTTTGAtgaggaagatgaagaagaagaagaaggtgtGGAAGGCTGTGATTTGAAGGGGAAAGAAATTGACTTTCTCGTACCAAAGGGTTCAACTGGGAAAGATATGTTTCATTCTCTGGCTGAAATTGCTTCCTGCAGTTACGAAGCGAGAAAG GCTGGTGTGAAGAATGGGATGTTCATGGGTCCGGCCAAACAACTGTGTCCTGAACTAGTCACCATCCCCTACAACTTCGACAAATACCAGGAGGTGTCTCGAACTCTGTATGACACAGTGGCCAG TTTCACACACGATATCGAAGCAGTGAGCTGCGACGAGATGTTGGTGGACTGTACCGACCTCCTAGCAATCACAGGCACCACACCAGAGGAGTTTGCAACGTTGCTGAGAAAGGAGATCCATGACAAGACTGGGTGTACAGCATCAGCCGGCCTTG GAGGGAGTATTCTGTTGGCTCGACTTGCCACAAGGTCCGCTAAACCAAATGGTCAGTTTTATCTGACCACAGATGCTGTTCCAGAATTCATCACTAAACAGTCCATCCGAGACTTACCAG GTGTAGGGTACTCCATGACAAAGAAACTGAACAGCATGAACGTGACCACATGTGGCGACCTCCAGAAGCTGTCTCTGGTTGTCCTTCAGAAGGAGTTCGGACCCAAGACAGGACAGTCCCTGTATAAATACTGTCGTGGACAGGATGATCGTCAGATCAAGATGGAGAAGGAGAGGAAGTCGGTGTCTGCGGAGATCAATTATGGAATCAGGTTTCAGAGG GAAACTGAGGCGGAGAAGTTCCTGTGTGACCTGGCAGAGGAAGTGTCAACACGCCTCAAGAACATCAACATGAGGGGCAAGACAATCACCCTGAAGCTGATGATCAGACGAGGAGATGCTCCCAAGGAAACAGCCAAGTTCATGG GTCATGGAATATGTAACAATGTGTCCAAGTCCTCCAGCCTCCCAATGGCGACGGATGATGGAAAAGTTATCGCCAAGGAATGCATCGCCATGATGAGAGCCATGAAGGCTAACACTGCTGACTTGAGGGGG ATTGGAATACAGACTCACAGACTGGAGAGCTCCACTCTTGGAGGATCATCCTCAGGTCCAGGTCATCAAAGCATCCTCAACTTTGCTGTCCCCAAAAACAAATCCACATCGCCAAGTGCAGCCTCCCGGACCAAGCCTGTGACACCACACAAACAGGATGTACAGGAGTCTGGTTCAAAGGAAGCCAAGGGATCTCTTGATTGGTCAGATAGAGATATGCCAACATATGTCTCTGATGATGGGGAGGAGATTGATGATGCTGGTGTCGTAGATGAAGGCAGTGCTGTTGTCTTTAGTTCTGGCAGTCTGCCAATATTGGAAGAACTTGCTCG GAGAAAGACGGCGAAGACAACACCACCACCTCTTCCCTACCTGCCGGACTTCGGATCCCCTGAGACCCCTGTCAGGAAACAGGCAGTTGAATCTCACAACGAGGCTCATGACTACTTCCCTTCTCCTTCACAG ATTGATCCTGAAGTGTTGAAGGAGCTACCTCCAGATATTCGGGCACAGATTGAGAAAGATATTGGCACCAAGAGGGCACAAAGGAAGACCAGCAGTGTGCCAGCCAATCAGGGAGCAGAGGAAATTCCAGGCTGTTCTCACTGGCCATCTCAGGAAACAGCAGTGACCAATGAGGACGAAGCCCCCTACTCGCCAGAGTCAGGTCCTTCCACAGTTGAAGCAGAAGGTGGAAGCAACATGGAAGCCTTACCCTCGTTCTCTCAG CTGGACATGAGTTGTCTTAATGCTCTCCCTGAAGACATGCAGAAGGAAATCCGAGATGAGTATATTCGTCAGGGCCAACATTCAGCAGAGCCAGCTGAGGATTATCAACCTCCACCTCTGAAGCTTCAGCAGGCAAAGTCCCCCTCCAAAGGAAAAGAGACCGCTAGAAGGTCACCCAGTAAATCCCCAGGGCGAAGCAAGAAAACCAGTCCGGTCTTCAAGGTGCCCAAAGGATGTCCAGTAGGCCGAAAGAAGAGTGCGAAAAAGCTTGAATTCGCAATACAGCCCAAGATAACGACAAACTATGCTGTGAAG GACTCAGGAAAGAACCTGACTGAGGCACCACAGGCCATGCCCACTCCTGCCCCTTCCCAAACAGTGCTGGATGTCACAGAACAAGAAGAACAGGTGAACCTCTGTGGAGCTGTTACTATGGAAGAGGTCAAGCACCTGCTGGTGGAGTGGCTGGAGGCTTGCCCAG